From Drosophila nasuta strain 15112-1781.00 chromosome X, ASM2355853v1, whole genome shotgun sequence, one genomic window encodes:
- the LOC132795061 gene encoding spectrin beta chain isoform X3 yields the protein MTTDISIVRWDPSQGPGNEYIDEYEYDGGNSSSRLFERSRIKALAEERESVQKKTFTKWVNSHLCRVNCRIADLYVDMRDGKHLIKLLEVLSGERLPKPTKGKMRIHCLENVDKALQFLREQRVHLENIGSHDIVDGNASLNLGLIWTIILRFQIQDITIEEVDNKETKSAKDALLLWCQMKTAGYHNVNVRNFTTSWRDGLAFNAIIHKHRPDLVQFEKLSKTNGIHNLNNAFDVAEDKLGLTKLLDAEDVFVEHPDEKSIITYVVTYYHYFSKLKQETVQGKRIGKVVGIAMENDKMIHDYEHFTSDLLKWIETTIQSLGEREFENSLVGVQGQLAQFSNYRTIEKPPKFVEKGNLEVLLFTLQSKMRANNQKPYTPKEGKMISDINKAWERLEKAEHERELALREELIRQEKLEQLAARFDRKASMRETWLSENQRLVSQDNFGFDLAAVEAAAKKHEAIETDIFAYEERVQAVVAVCDELESERYHDVKRILLRKDNVMRLWTYLLELLRARRMRLEISLQLQQNFQEMLYILDNMEEIKQLLMTDDYGKHLMGVEDLLQKHSLVEADINILGERVKVVVQNSQKFLSDDPESYKPCDPEIIVSRVQQLEDAYAELVRLAVERRSRLEESRKLWQFYWDTADEENWIKEKEQIVSTDEIGHDLTTVNLLLSKHKALESEITSHDPQLQNVAKVGAELITEGHFGADRIKDRLKEILSKWDHLLDLTKYRRQRLENAVEYFQLFADADDVDNWMLDTLRIVSSEDVGRDEANVQSLLKKHKDVADELKNYAEVIDALHKQAETLKLNEPEKANVDKRLEAIDSRYKELTELAKLRKQRLLDALSLYKLMSEADGVEQWIKEKTKMLDTMVPGKDIEDVEIMKHRFEGFDKEMNANASRVAVVNQLARQLLHVEHPNSDEILERQNHLNQEWSTLREKAEAKMDDLKSAHGVQTFYIECRETISWIEDKKRILTETDSLEMDLTGVMTLQRRLSGMDRDLAAIQAKLSSLGREADSIEVDHPEEAQLIRERIAQIELIWEQLTQMLKERDSKLEEAGDVHRFLRDLDHFQTWLTKTQTDVASEDTPTSLPEAEKLLNQHQSIREEIDNYTEDYKVMMEYGERLTSEGSTTDDPQYMFLRERLNALKDGWEELHQMWENRQVLLSQSLDQQLFNRDARQTEVLLSQQEHFLSKDDTPVNLEQAENQLKRHEAFLTTMEANDDKINTLLQVADTLVEKEHFDADKIGKRAENITGRRDDNRQRALDQHEKLKNQVKLHEFLQDLEELAEWVQEKYVTSQDETYRSAKTIHSKWTRHQAFEAEIAANKERLYEAEKSAQELSKEKPEFKDVIEPKLKELAKQFDDLEVHTKEKGALLFDANREVLVQQTCDDIDSYITDLEKQIVSGDTANDLTSVNILMQKQQVIQTQMAVKARQVEEIDKQTEYLQKTVPEEKIEPIVVKKTAVLERFEKIKAPLLERQKQLEKKKEAFQFCRDVEDEKLWIDEKLPVANSTDYGNSLFNVHVLKKKNQSLATEIDNHEPRINAICNNGRKLIDEGHEDAKKFEALISDLTQKWQELKDAIENRKKHLLESEKVQQYFFDAQEAESWMSEQELYMMVEDRGKDEISAQNLMKKHENLEQSVEDYANTIRQLGEVARQFSSDDVSSGDAVAVKQSQLDKLYAGLKDLAGERRARLNEALQLFMLSREVDDLEQWITDREVVAGSQELGQDFDHVTLLSERFNEFARDTEAVGGERVAKVNGIADNLIQAGHSDSATIAEWKDNLNESWQDLLELIETRTQMLAASRELHKFFHDCKDVLGRILEKQHGVSDELGRDAGSVSTLQRKHYNFLQDLTTLYSQVQQIQEESAKLQDAYAGDKAKEITNREQEVLHAWDNLQAMCDARKQKLADTGDLFRFFNMVRILTIWMEDLVRQMNTSEKPRDVSGVELLMNNHQSLKAEIDTREDNFGACISLGKELLTRNHYASADIKDRLMQLNNSRNALLRRWEERWENLQLILEVYQFARDAAVAEAWLIAQEPYLLSSELGHTIDEVENLIKKHEAFEKSAAAQEERFSALERLTTFELKEMKRRQEMAEEAERQRIKEEQEAKAASEAAEQAKRDAERRDDVDVGIAHDETAFIPSHPEKARRTNLKSG from the exons ATGACGACGGACATTTCAATTGTTCGATGGGACCCCAGTCAGGGTCCTGGCAACGAATATATCgatgaatacgaatacgatGGCGGCAATTCCAGCAGCCGGCTCTTCGAGAGATCCCGCATCAAGGCGCTCGCCGAGGAGCGTGAGAGCGTACAGAAGAAGACATTCACCAAATGGGTGAACTCGCATTTGTGCCGTGTCAACTGCCGCATCGCCGATCTCTATGTGGACATGCGGGATGGCAAGCACTTGATAAAGCTGCTCGAGGTCCTCTCCGGCGAAAGATTGCCCAAGCCCACGAAGGGCAAGATGCGTATACATTGCCTTGAGAATGTGGACAAGGCTCTGCAGTTCTTGCGTGAACAGCGCGTCCATCTCGAGAACATTGGCTCCCACGACATTGTCGATGGCAACGCATCCCTCAATCTCGGCCTTATCTGGACGATTATCTTGCGTTTCCAG ATCCAAGATATCACCATCGAGGAGGTCGACAACAAGGAGACCAAGTCCGCCAAGGACGCCCTGCTGCTCTGGTGCCAGATGAAGACCGCTGGCTACCACAACGTGAATGTGCGGAACTTTACAACATCGTGGCGCGATGGCCTGGCCTTCAATGCCATCATACACAAACACCGTCCAGATCTAGTGCAATTTGAGAAGCTATCGAAAACGAATGGCATCCACAATCTGAACAATGCCTTCGATGTCGCCGAGGATAAGCTGGGACTGACCAAGCTGCTCGATGCCGAGGATGTCTTCGTCGAGCATCCCGATGAGAAATCAATCATCACCTACGTGGTCACCTACTATCACTACTTCAGCAAACTGAAGCAGGAGACGGTGCAGGGCAAGCGTATTGGCAAGGTCGTTGGCATTGCCATGGAGAACGACAAGATGATCCATGACTATGAGCACTTTACCAGCGATCTGCTCAAGTGGATCGAGACAACGATACAGTCGCTGGGCGAACGTGAGTTTGAGAACTCGCTGGTTGGTGTCCAGGGACAATTGGCACAATTCTCCAACTATCGCACCATTGAGAAGCCGCCCAAGTTTGTGGAGAAGGGCAATCTGGAGGTGCTGCTGTTCACTCTGCAGTCGAAGATGCGCGCCAACAATCAGAAACCCTACACGCCCAAGGAGGGTAAAATGATATCCGATATTAACAAGGCCTGGGAACGCCTCGAGAAGGCCGAACACGAACGTGAGTTGGCGCTCCGTGAGGAACTCATCCGCCAGGAGAAACTGGAGCAGTTGGCCGCCCGCTTCGATCGCAAGGCATCGATGCGCGAGACTTGGCTATCGGAGAATCAACGTCTCGTCAGCCAGGACAACTTCGGCTTCGATCTGGCCGCCGTCGAGGCTGCGGCCAAGAAGCACGAGGCCATTGAGACCGACATCTTTGCTTACGAGGAGCGTGTGCAAGCTGTTGTCGCCGTTTGCGATGAGCTGGAGTCGGAGCGGTATCACGATGTGAAACGCATTCTGTTGCGCAAGGATAACGTGATGCGTTTGTGGACGTATCTGCTGGAGCTGTTGCGTGCTCGCCGCATGCGCTTGGAGATctcgctgcagctgcagcagaacTTCCAGGAGATGCTCTACATTCTCGACAACATGGAGGAGATCAAGCAACTCCTGATGACCGACGACTATGGCAAGCATCTGATGGGCGTCGAGGATCTGCTGCAGAAGCACTCGCTCGTCGAAGCCGACATTAACATTCTGGGCGAACGGGTTAAGGTCGTTGTACAGAACTCGCAGAAGTTCCTCAGCGACGATCCCGAATCGTACAAACCCTGCGATCCCGAGATCATTGTCAGCCGTGTCCAGCAGCTGGAGGATGCCTACGCTGAGCTGGTGCGTTTGGCTGTTGAGCGACGCAGCCGATTGGAGGAGAGCCGCAAGCTCTGGCAATTCTATTGGGACACCGCCGATGAGGAGAACTGGATCAAGGAGAAGGAGCAGATTGTGTCGACAGATGAGATCGGTCATGATCTCACCACAGTCAATCTGTTGTTGAGCAAGCACAAAGCCCTCGAATCGGAGATCACCTCACACGATCCCCAGCTGCAGAATGTGGCCAAGGTGGGCGCCGAACTCATTACCGAGGGTCACTTTGGTGCCGATCGTATCAAGGATCGCCTAAAGGAGATTCTCTCCAAGTGGGATCATCTGCTCGATCTCACCAAATATCGGCGACAGCGACTCGAGAATGCCGTCGAGTACTTCCAGCTGTTTGCCGATGCCGATGACGTCGACAACTGGATGCTCGACACGCTGCGCATTGTCTCCAGCGAGGATGTGGGTCGCGACGAGGCCAACGTTCAGTCGCTGCTCAAGAAGCACAAAGATGTTGCCGATGAGCTGAAGAACTACGCCGAGGTTATTGATGCTCTGCACAAGCAGGCCGAGACCCTTAAGCTCAACGAGCCGGAGAAGGCGAATGTGGACAAGCGTTTGGAGGCCATCGATTCGCGGTACAAGGAGCTCACGGAGCTGGCCAAGCTCCGCAAGCAGCGTCTGCTGGATGCACTCAGCTTGTACAAGCTGATGTCCGAGGCTGATGGCGTCGAGCAATGGATCAAGGAGAAGACCAAGATGCTGGATACCATGGTGCCCGGCAAGGATATTGAGGATGTGGAGATCATGAAGCATCGCTTCGAGGGCTTCGACAAGGAGATGAATGCCAATGCTTCGCGCGTGGCTGTCGTCAATCAGTTGGCTCGCCAGCTGCTCCATGTCGAGCATCCCAACTCCGATGAGATCCTGGAGCGCCAGAATCATTTGAACCAGGAGTGGTCGACGCTGCGCGAGAAGGCCGAGGCCAAGATGGATGACCTGAAGTCCGCGCACGGTGTGCAGACCTTCTACATTGAGTGCCGCGAGACAATCTCGTGGATCGAGGACAAGAAACGCATCCTCACCGAAACCGACAGCCTCGAAATGGATCTGACCGGTGTGATGACACTGCAGCGTCGCCTTAGCGGCATGGATCGCGATCTGGCCGCTATTCAGGCGAAACTCTCGAGCCTGGGACGTGAGGCGGACAGCATTGAGGTGGATCATCCCGAGGAGGCACAACTCATTCGTGAGCGTATCGCACAAATCGAACTCATCTGGGAGCAGCTCACACAGATGCTGAAGGAGCGTGACTCCAAGCTGGAGGAAGCTGGCGATGTCCATCGTTTCTTGCGCGATCTGGATCACTTCCAGACCTGGTTGACCAAGACCCAGACCGATGTGGCCTCGGAGGATACACCCACGTCACTGCCCGAAGCTGAGAAGCTTCTCAACCAGCATCAGTCCATCCGCGAGGAGATTGACAACTACACCGAGGACTACAAGGTGATGATGGAGTACGGTGAGCGCTTGACCTCCGAGGGCAGCACCACCGACGACCCGCAGTACATGTTCCTGCGCGAGCGTCTCAATGCCCTCAAGGATGGCTGGGAGGAGTTGCACCAGATGTGGGAGAATCGCCAGGTGTTGCTCTCCCAGAGTCTCGATCAGCAGCTGTTCAATCGGGATGCACGCCAGACCGAAGTGCTGCTCAGCCAGCAGGAGCATTTCCTCAGCAAGGACGACACTCCGGTTAATCTGGAGCAGGCAGAGAATCAGCTGAAGCGTCACGAAGCGTTCCTCACCACCATGGAGGCCAACGACGATAAGATCAACACACTGCTGCAGGTCGCCGATACGCTGGTGGAGAAGGAGCACTTTGATGCCGACAAGATTGGCAAGCGGGCTGAGAACATTACCGGACGTCGCGATGATAATCGCCAGCGTGCGTTGGATCAGCACGAGAAGCTCAAGAACCAGGTAAAATTGCACGAATTCCTGCAGGATCTGGAGGAGTTGGCCGAATGGGTGCAGGAGAAGTATGTGACATCGCAGGATGAAACATACCGCAGCGCCAAGACCATTCACTCCAAGTGGACCAGGCATCAGGCCTTTGAGGCTGAGATCGCTGCCAACAAGGAGCGTCTCTATGAGGCTGAAAAATCCGCCCAGGAGCTGTCAAAGGAGAAGCCCGAATTCAAGGATGTCATCGAGCCGAAGCTCAAGGAGCTGGCCAAGCAATTCGATGACCTCGAGGTGCACACCAAGGAGAAGGGAGCCCTGCTGTTCGATGCCAATCGCGAGGTGCTCGTCCAACAGACCTGCGATGACATTGACTCGTACATCACCGATCTGGAGAAGCAAATTGTCAGCGGCGACACTGCCAACGATTTGACCTCGGTCAATATACTTATGCAAAAGCAACAGGTCATTCAGACACAGATGGCCGTGAAGGCCCGACAGGTGGAGGAGATTGACAAGCAGACCGAATATCTGCAGAAGACGGTGCCTGAGGAGAAAATCGAACCGATTGTGGTTAAGAAGACGGCGGTGCTCGAGCGCTTTGAGAAGATCAAGGCGCCATTGTTGGAGCGCCAAAAGCAGctggagaagaagaaggaggcGTTCCAATTCTGTCGCGATGTCGAGGATGAGAAATTGTGGATCGATGAGAAGCTGCCGGTGGCCAATTCCACCGACTACGGCAACTCCCTCTTCAATGTCCATGtgctgaagaagaagaaccaATCGCTGGCCACCGAAATCGATAACCACGAGCCACGCATCAATGCCATCTGCAACAATGGCCGCAAGCTGATTGACGAGGGTCATGAGGATGCCAAGAAATTCGAGGCGCTGATCAGCGACTTGACACAAAAGTGGCAGGAGCTGAAGGACGCCATCGAGAACCGCAAGAAGCATTTGCTCGAGTCGGAGAAGGTGCAACAGTACTTCTTCGATGCCCAAGAGGCCGAGTCGTGGATGAGCGAACAGGAGCTCTACATGATGGTCGAGGACCGCGGCAAGGATGAGATCAGTGCCCAGAATCTGATGAAGAAACACGAGAATCTGGAGCAATCGGTCGAGGACTACGCCAACACCATTCGCCAGCTGGGCGAGGTGGCGCGTCAGTTTAGCAGCGATGATGTCTCCAGTGGCGACGCCGTTGCCGTCAAGCAATCCCAGCTGGACAAACTCTATGCCGGTCTCAAGGACCTGGCCGGTGAGCGACGTGCCCGTCTCAACGAGGCCCTGCAGCTGTTCATGCTCAGTCGCGAGGTCGATGATCTGGAGCAATGGATTACCGATCGTGAGGTGGTTGCCGGTTCCCAGGAGTTGGGACAGGACTTCGATCACGTGACGCTGCTGTCGGAGCGCTTCAATGAGTTTGCCCGCGACACCGAAGCCGTTGGCGGTGAGCGGGTGGCCAAGGTGAATGGTATTGCCGATAATCTGATACAGGCGGGACATTCGGACTCCGCTACGATTGCCGAGTGGAAGGATAACTTGAATGAGTCGTGGCAGGATCTGCTCGAGCTGATCGAGACACGCACCCAAATGCTGGCCGCTTCACGGGAACTGCACAAATTCTTCCATGACTGCAAGGATGTGCTCGGTCGCATCCTCGAGAAGCAGCACGGTGTATCGGATGAACTGGGTCGCGATGCTGGTTCCGTGTCGACGCTGCAGCGCAAGCACTACAATTTCCTGCAGGACCTCACCACACTGTACTCGCAGGTGCAGCAAATCCAGGAGGAGTCCGCCAAGCTACAGGATGCCTATGCCGGTGACAAGGCCAAGGAGATTACCAATCGGGAGCAGGAAGTGTTGCATGCCTGGGACAATTTGCAGGCCATGTGCGATGCACGCAAACAGAAATTGGCCGACACCGGCGATTTGTTCCGCTTCTTCAACATGGTGCGCATTCTCACCATCTGGATGGAGGATCTGGTGCGTCAAATGAACACATCGGAGAAGCCCCGCGACGTCTCCGGCGTCGAGCTGCTTATGAACAACCATCAGAGCCTGAAGGCCGAGATCGATACACGCGAGGACAACTTCGGTGCGTGCATATCGCTGGGCAAGGAGTTGCTCACCCGCAACCATTATGCGTCCGCTGATATTAAGGATCGCCTGATGCAGCTAAACAACAGCCGCAACGCGCTGCTGCGACGCTGGGAAGAGCGATGGGAGAACCTTCAGCTAA TCCTGGAGGTGTATCAATTCGCCAGAGATGCTGCCGTTGCCGAGGCTTGGCTTATCGCCCAGGAGCCTTACCTGCTATCTTCCGAACTGGGACACACCATTGACGAGGTCGAGAATCTGATCAAGAAACACGAGGCATTCGAAAAGTCCGCTGCGGCACAGGAGGAGCGCTTCAGTGCCCTTGAGCGTTTGACAACG TTTGAGCTTAAGGAAATGAAGAGGCGCCAAGAGATGGCTGAGGAGGCTGAGCGACAACGCATCAAGGAGGAACAGGAGGCTAAGGCGGCATCCGAAGCGGCGGAGCAGGCCAAACGTGATGCGGAGCGTCGTGACGATGTCGATGTGGGCATTGCCCATGATGAAACAG CATTCATTCCTTCCCACCCCGAAAAAGCACGTAGAACTAATCTGAAAAGCGGTTAA